A region of the Methyloprofundus sedimenti genome:
CTACCATTATCACCAACAATAGGTTTAGGCATAAACGTCGCTGTTTTTCCATATGCATGTGCAATATTAGCAACGACATATTTTAATTCTAAAACTTCATCAGCTTTTTTAACTAATGTATTGAATTTAACACCGATTTCACATTGGCCTGCTGTTGCTACTTCGTGGTGATGAACCTCAGTAGTCTGACCTATTTCTTCTAATACTAAACACATTGCAGAGCGCATGTCTTGTAAAGAGTCAACTGGAGGTACCGGGAAATAACCGCCTTTTACGCCAGGACGGTGACCGATATTACCATCTTCATAGATTTTTGAAGAGTTCCAGCCTGCTTCGTCTGAATCAATTTGGTAGCCGCAGCTACCCATGTCGGTATTCCAGCGTACATCATCAAATACGAAAAATTCATTTTCCGGGCCAAAAAAAGCAGTGTCTGCAATGCCGGTAGATTGTAAGTAGGCTTCAGCACGTTTTGCGATAGAACGTGGATCGCGTTCGTAACCTTGCATATCTTTTGGTTCGATGATGTCGCAACGTAAAATTAAAGTATTGTCATCAAAGAATGGATCGATTTTAGCTGAAGCTGGATCTGGCATCAAGATCATGTCAGATTCGTTAATGCCTTTCCATCCTGCCACAGAAGAGCCATCAAACATATTACCCTCTTCAAAGGTGTCTTCATCAATGCTGTGAGCAGGGAAGGTTACATGTTGTTCTTTACCGCGGGTATCACAAAAACGGAAATCAACAAATTTGATATCGTTTTCTTGTATTAATTTTAGTACGTTATCTACTGACATTTAAGACATCTCCTAAGGGTTGTTTGAATTAGCTGTTAATATACAGCCTAGCTTAACAAATATAGCATATTACAATATAAAAATAAAAATTGCCTGTTTTCTTGAGTCATGAGACTTAAGTATATTTAAAGCATAAATTATGCCATATATTAATTTATTGTTTTACTGTGATTGATTTTGTTGAATTAAAAAAATCAAAGATGAAAGTGCGTTATTTTGATGCAGTAAATTTAGGTGAAGCAAATATAATTGCTTTGCAAGAGGAAAGCCGTAAAAATTCTAAAACGAAAAATATATACTAGATACTGATATGAGAGGATGCAATGCTAATAGGAATTTTGGTATCATTAACATTCAATTGTTAACTTTGACATGCATAAACTTTTAAACAATAAAGTATTATATTTCTTGTAGGTTCTTTGCCCATAGAGTGTTAACTAATTTTCAAGAGATGCTGATCCCAATTTTTAATGCCAGATGAATGGCTTTTAGCGCTTTGGCCGAAGTTAACAGTGAACTTATTTAATAAAACAAAGTACATTGATTTATAAGTAATGATTGCATAGAGAGAGTGAATCAGGG
Encoded here:
- the glnA gene encoding glutamate--ammonia ligase, which gives rise to MSVDNVLKLIQENDIKFVDFRFCDTRGKEQHVTFPAHSIDEDTFEEGNMFDGSSVAGWKGINESDMILMPDPASAKIDPFFDDNTLILRCDIIEPKDMQGYERDPRSIAKRAEAYLQSTGIADTAFFGPENEFFVFDDVRWNTDMGSCGYQIDSDEAGWNSSKIYEDGNIGHRPGVKGGYFPVPPVDSLQDMRSAMCLVLEEIGQTTEVHHHEVATAGQCEIGVKFNTLVKKADEVLELKYVVANIAHAYGKTATFMPKPIVGDNGSGMHVHQSLAKDGVNLFSGDLYGGLSETALFYIGGIIKHAKALNALTNASTNSYKRLVPHFEAPVMLAYSARNRSASIRIPFVNNPKGRRIEVRFPDSTANPYLAFSAMLMAGLDGIQNKIHPGDAMDKDLYDLPPEEEKAIPQVAFSFDEALKALDADREFLTRGGVFTDDAIDGYIALKSEEVQRLRVSTHPVEFDMYYSL